A single Marinitoga aeolica DNA region contains:
- a CDS encoding enolase C-terminal domain-like protein translates to MNRKRDVYYWQERSILKYLKEEWIEHAVFKIDSNGVEGIGAGTPNPDYGETYKTTMAIIEKLRKLTEEWKNLNDYAEFEREMDNIVKFDMSSKTAVEIAIADYILNAKELDLSKILFSESGENQEMKKIYVHKDMGYAIYEEIYDASTIKIEFLEKINLEELEILRANIEKYNVWIDFKGLFNHYEVRKILNIFEGINIIAIEQPLPVGSEFAAKDLLMKYPIFWDESFKNVHDILKLKNISTGLVFELTKFGGLLKTSEYLKLARRIGLETMISSRIEHPITLKWAKKIKNSFNYIDLDYEHYIEKTSK, encoded by the coding sequence ATGAATAGAAAAAGAGATGTATACTATTGGCAGGAAAGAAGTATATTAAAATATTTAAAAGAGGAATGGATAGAACATGCTGTATTCAAAATTGATTCAAATGGAGTAGAAGGTATTGGTGCAGGGACACCTAATCCTGATTATGGAGAAACATATAAAACTACAATGGCTATAATTGAAAAGTTAAGAAAGTTGACAGAAGAATGGAAGAATTTAAATGATTATGCTGAATTTGAAAGAGAGATGGACAATATAGTAAAATTTGATATGTCATCAAAGACAGCTGTAGAAATTGCAATTGCTGATTATATATTAAACGCAAAAGAACTAGATTTATCGAAAATATTATTTTCTGAATCAGGTGAAAATCAAGAAATGAAAAAAATATATGTTCATAAGGATATGGGATATGCCATTTATGAAGAAATTTATGATGCTTCCACCATAAAAATAGAATTTTTAGAAAAAATAAATTTAGAAGAGTTAGAAATATTGCGAGCAAATATAGAAAAATATAATGTTTGGATAGATTTTAAAGGATTATTTAATCATTATGAAGTAAGGAAAATATTGAATATTTTTGAAGGAATAAATATAATTGCTATTGAACAGCCTTTGCCTGTTGGAAGTGAGTTTGCAGCAAAAGATTTGTTAATGAAATATCCAATTTTTTGGGATGAATCATTTAAAAACGTTCATGATATTTTAAAACTAAAGAATATATCAACAGGATTAGTTTTTGAATTAACAAAATTTGGTGGATTGTTAAAAACATCAGAGTATTTAAAATTGGCAAGAAGAATAGGATTAGAAACAATGATTTCTTCAAGAATAGAACATCCAATTACTTTAAAATGGGCAAAAAAGATAAAAAACTCTTTTAATTATATAGATCTTGATTATGAACATTATATAGAAAAAACTTCTAAATAA
- a CDS encoding isoamylase early set domain-containing protein: MKKILLIYLIVVLSIMSFSKVYVYKNNVVFEFKDLTASKVFLAGSFNNWDPTAQPMKKVKGGLWRVVLRLTPGDYQYKFVINGTDWKEDPEAPDYVPDGYGGKNGAFSLVLENGKLKIKKPEKQESGILSGKYSFDLKSKVNMDTYSFKSPEISHNFYLTINPKKSGMNFEAVLNADNSNWQLGISSIKATWENSNFIFGVFKDIQANKLLNFSERVEENKIGFFGILKVGDLKTGVDIYSQDNELKYFVSSNIYLSNILLSALYMPKTQDASMNIYSRIEGFGIGVEAKYSDKIEYVKGDYNSEILALEGTYDFVNKNIIFGGNYDDIITFSGEYSLENNVYNIESDLLFSIKSGFNVLIDAYYDNTNNFGYKLGMELNKDNIDLKLKIGNDFSGDFDDYYLFIASSAIF, from the coding sequence ATGAAAAAAATATTATTGATATATCTTATAGTAGTTTTATCTATTATGTCTTTTTCAAAGGTTTATGTGTATAAAAATAATGTAGTTTTTGAATTTAAAGATCTTACAGCATCAAAAGTTTTTTTAGCAGGTTCTTTTAATAATTGGGATCCAACAGCACAACCTATGAAAAAAGTTAAAGGTGGATTGTGGAGGGTTGTATTAAGATTGACTCCTGGAGATTATCAATATAAGTTTGTAATTAATGGTACAGATTGGAAAGAAGATCCAGAAGCTCCTGATTATGTTCCTGATGGATATGGTGGAAAGAATGGAGCATTTTCATTGGTTTTAGAAAATGGAAAATTAAAGATAAAAAAACCAGAAAAACAAGAAAGTGGTATATTAAGTGGTAAATATTCATTTGATTTAAAATCCAAAGTGAATATGGATACATATTCTTTTAAATCTCCAGAAATATCCCATAATTTTTATTTAACTATTAACCCTAAAAAATCTGGTATGAATTTTGAAGCTGTTTTAAATGCAGACAACTCTAATTGGCAGTTAGGAATATCATCTATAAAGGCTACGTGGGAAAATTCGAACTTTATTTTTGGAGTTTTTAAGGATATTCAAGCTAACAAGTTGCTTAATTTTAGTGAAAGAGTAGAAGAAAATAAAATAGGTTTTTTTGGTATTTTAAAAGTTGGAGATTTAAAAACAGGAGTGGATATTTATTCTCAGGATAATGAATTAAAATATTTTGTTTCATCAAATATTTATTTAAGTAATATTTTACTCAGTGCATTATATATGCCAAAAACTCAAGATGCTTCTATGAATATATATTCTAGAATAGAGGGGTTTGGTATTGGTGTAGAAGCAAAGTATTCAGATAAAATTGAATATGTTAAAGGTGATTATAATAGCGAAATTTTGGCTTTAGAAGGAACTTATGATTTTGTTAATAAAAATATAATTTTTGGTGGAAACTATGATGATATAATAACTTTCTCTGGAGAGTATTCTTTAGAAAATAATGTATATAATATTGAGTCTGATTTACTTTTTAGTATAAAATCAGGATTTAATGTTTTGATTGATGCTTATTATGATAATACTAATAACTTTGGATATAAATTAGGTATGGAATTGAATAAAGATAATATAGATTTAAAATTAAAAATAGGAAATGATTTTTCTGGAGATTTTGATGACTATTATCTGTTTATTGCGTCATCAGCGATATTTTAA
- a CDS encoding L7Ae/L30e/S12e/Gadd45 family ribosomal protein: MNEQKVINLLGFASRMRKIIFGKDNIREYIRNPRRRSKFIIIASDVGDSIKEDTIKRCQSHHVPYVLLKEYTKDKLGRSLGKDEISVVGVLDENIVKGILEVVNAGGDSNV, encoded by the coding sequence ATGAATGAACAGAAGGTTATAAACCTGCTGGGTTTTGCTTCACGTATGCGCAAAATAATATTTGGAAAAGATAATATAAGAGAATATATTAGAAATCCAAGAAGAAGATCGAAATTTATAATTATAGCTTCTGATGTTGGCGATTCAATAAAGGAAGATACTATAAAAAGATGTCAATCTCATCATGTTCCATATGTGCTTTTGAAAGAATATACGAAAGATAAATTGGGGCGTTCTCTCGGAAAAGATGAGATTAGCGTGGTAGGGGTTTTGGATGAAAATATAGTTAAAGGAATATTAGAAGTAGTGAATGCTGGAGGTGATTCAAATGTCTAA
- the infB gene encoding translation initiation factor IF-2, producing the protein MSKTRVYQLAKEFGMHAKEFLEELKDLGYNLKSHMSSLEEEEVKTIKEYFEEKLNENKKEKVVEEKKELPKKEETKKEKKVEHKKSKKNEKKKHFEHKKENKINKEIKEEEEIKEIKITKSELKLDILANKLGKGQNDIIKAFFMKGKVLRPGQTLTEEQAEEIAMMFNALLEITEEVKEEKIEKGSEKNDPEEILKERWNKIYKENEDKLIERAPVVTIMGHVDHGKTTLLDNIRNTRVAEKEAGGITQSIGAYQVNYEGKKITFIDTPGHEAFTEMRARGAQATDIVVLIIAADDGVMPQTIEAYNHAKNANVPIIVAINKIDKPNANVDLTKQQMVAKLNLIPEDWGGDTITVPISAKAGQGIDELLEMILLVAEMQEIKCYPEGLARGVIIESKLDKFLGPVATTIVKDGKLKVGDYFVAGSTFGKVRRMIDPSGKNVKMAGPSDPVQILGFEEVPDMHSILYGVKTLHEAKEYVEKKKALEEKVVQKRHIRLEDALRMMKEDGEQKTLNIILKADTFGSLEALKNAIAKLENPEIELQVIHGGIGAITKSDVMLATASDAVILGFRVKADSSAVKYAEHENIQIKRYDIIFNLIDDLKKALQGMLEPEEKEEITGSGEVKQVFKIKKVGNIAGIQLKEGYVERDGGVRLYRQGKLVYDGKIESLRHYKDEVKRIDAPKECGIKILNFDDINEGDEMEFYKYIQVERTLEFGKKEEN; encoded by the coding sequence ATGTCTAAGACACGGGTATACCAATTAGCTAAAGAATTTGGAATGCATGCTAAAGAATTTTTAGAAGAATTAAAAGATTTAGGATATAATTTAAAAAGTCATATGTCTTCCTTAGAAGAAGAGGAAGTAAAGACTATAAAAGAATATTTTGAAGAAAAATTAAATGAAAATAAAAAAGAAAAAGTTGTTGAAGAAAAAAAAGAATTACCGAAAAAAGAGGAAACAAAGAAAGAGAAAAAAGTTGAACATAAAAAAAGCAAAAAAAATGAAAAAAAGAAACATTTCGAACATAAAAAAGAAAATAAGATAAATAAAGAAATAAAAGAAGAAGAGGAGATAAAAGAAATAAAAATAACAAAATCTGAATTAAAATTAGATATTCTTGCAAATAAGTTGGGAAAAGGGCAAAATGATATTATAAAAGCCTTTTTTATGAAAGGAAAAGTATTAAGACCCGGTCAAACATTAACAGAAGAACAAGCTGAAGAAATTGCAATGATGTTTAATGCGTTGCTTGAGATAACTGAAGAAGTAAAAGAGGAAAAAATAGAAAAAGGCTCTGAAAAAAACGACCCGGAAGAAATTTTAAAAGAACGATGGAATAAAATATATAAAGAAAATGAGGATAAATTAATTGAAAGGGCTCCTGTTGTTACTATAATGGGCCACGTTGATCATGGGAAGACAACATTACTTGATAATATAAGAAATACAAGAGTAGCAGAAAAAGAAGCTGGTGGAATTACCCAGTCTATAGGTGCATATCAGGTTAATTATGAAGGGAAAAAGATTACCTTTATTGATACACCGGGACACGAAGCTTTTACAGAAATGAGAGCAAGAGGTGCTCAGGCAACGGACATTGTTGTTTTAATAATTGCAGCAGATGATGGGGTTATGCCTCAAACTATAGAAGCATATAACCATGCAAAAAATGCAAATGTTCCTATAATTGTAGCTATAAACAAAATAGATAAGCCTAATGCAAATGTTGATTTAACTAAACAACAAATGGTTGCAAAATTAAATCTTATTCCTGAAGACTGGGGTGGAGATACAATTACAGTTCCTATTTCTGCAAAAGCTGGTCAGGGAATAGATGAATTGTTGGAAATGATTTTATTAGTAGCTGAAATGCAGGAAATAAAGTGTTATCCAGAAGGATTAGCAAGAGGGGTTATTATAGAAAGTAAATTGGATAAATTCTTAGGTCCAGTTGCAACTACTATAGTTAAAGATGGAAAATTAAAAGTAGGAGATTATTTTGTAGCTGGTAGTACTTTTGGAAAAGTTAGAAGAATGATAGATCCAAGTGGTAAAAATGTTAAAATGGCAGGTCCTTCAGATCCAGTACAAATTTTGGGTTTTGAAGAAGTACCGGATATGCATTCTATATTATATGGGGTTAAAACATTGCATGAAGCAAAGGAGTATGTAGAAAAGAAAAAAGCTCTTGAAGAAAAGGTTGTACAAAAAAGGCATATTAGACTTGAAGATGCTTTAAGAATGATGAAAGAAGATGGAGAACAAAAAACATTGAACATAATTTTAAAAGCAGACACTTTTGGTTCATTAGAAGCATTGAAAAATGCTATAGCAAAATTAGAAAACCCTGAAATTGAGTTACAGGTTATTCATGGCGGTATAGGTGCAATAACGAAAAGTGATGTAATGTTAGCAACTGCATCTGATGCAGTTATTTTAGGTTTTAGGGTAAAAGCAGACAGTAGTGCTGTGAAATATGCCGAACATGAGAATATTCAAATTAAAAGATATGATATAATATTTAATTTAATAGATGATTTGAAAAAAGCCCTACAGGGTATGTTAGAACCTGAGGAAAAGGAAGAAATTACAGGTTCTGGTGAAGTAAAACAGGTATTTAAAATTAAGAAGGTTGGAAATATTGCAGGTATTCAATTAAAAGAAGGATATGTTGAAAGAGATGGTGGAGTAAGATTATACAGACAGGGTAAATTGGTATATGATGGAAAAATAGAGTCCTTAAGGCATTATAAAGATGAAGTAAAAAGAATTGATGCTCCAAAAGAATGTGGTATTAAGATATTAAACTTTGATGACATAAATGAAGGCGATGAAATGGAATTTTATAAATATATTCAAGTTGAAAGAACATTGGAATTTGGAAAGAAAGAAGAGAATTAA